A section of the Nakamurella deserti genome encodes:
- a CDS encoding NAD(P)H-binding protein: MRIVIAGGHGRIALLLARRLRDRGHEPVGLIRNADHAADLAAAGAQPVVLDLESSGVDAVAAVLAGADAAVFAAGGGPDSGAARKLAVDRDGAVLLADAAVAAGVRRLLVVSSMGADDFGPAEGLDADVAAGLRDDPDGLDVFTVYQRAKGAADAAVRDRDLDWTIVRPGGLVDDAPTGSVTVAASTGRGTIPRSDVAEVIAVALDQGLAIRRQFEVVSGPEPIPVALQRL, from the coding sequence GTGCGCATCGTCATCGCCGGCGGTCACGGCCGGATCGCCCTGCTGCTCGCCCGCCGCCTGCGCGACCGCGGTCACGAGCCGGTCGGACTGATCCGCAACGCCGACCACGCCGCCGATCTCGCGGCCGCCGGTGCGCAACCGGTGGTGCTGGACCTGGAGTCGTCCGGCGTCGACGCCGTCGCCGCGGTGCTCGCCGGGGCGGATGCCGCGGTCTTCGCGGCCGGCGGCGGCCCGGACAGCGGAGCGGCGCGCAAGCTGGCCGTCGACCGGGACGGGGCCGTCCTGCTGGCCGACGCCGCGGTCGCCGCGGGAGTGCGCCGCTTGCTGGTGGTCTCGTCGATGGGCGCCGACGACTTCGGTCCCGCCGAGGGCCTGGACGCCGACGTCGCCGCCGGCCTGCGGGACGATCCCGACGGTCTGGACGTGTTCACCGTCTACCAGCGGGCGAAGGGCGCCGCCGACGCCGCGGTGCGCGACCGTGACCTGGACTGGACGATCGTGCGGCCGGGTGGTCTGGTGGACGACGCCCCGACCGGGTCGGTGACCGTCGCGGCGTCGACCGGCCGCGGTACGATCCCGCGGTCCGACGTCGCCGAGGTGATCGCCGTCGCCCTCGACCAGGGGCTCGCGATCCGCCGCCAGTTCGAGGTCGTCAGCGGTCCGGAACCGATCCCGGTCGCACTGCAGCGGCTCTGA
- a CDS encoding aldo/keto reductase: MEYARLGRSGLQVSTVTLGCMSFGTPDRGGHPWSMPEEQSRPFIQRALELGITTFDTADVYSDGTSEEIVGRALRDFAVREEVVLATKVNGRMRPGPNGGGLSRRHILSAVDDSLRRLGTDYIDLYQIHRWDPQTPIEETMEALHDVVRSGKARYLGASSMWTWQFAQAQYTADLNGWTRFVSMQDQYSLIQREEEREMHPFCLDQGVGVLPWSPLARGRLTRDPDETTGRSETDEFGRQLYRQREDSDRATIAAVAEIAAARGIPRAQVALAWVRQQPAVTSPIVGVTKMSHLEDAVASVDVELTGDELSRLGSSYVSRDPEGF; encoded by the coding sequence ATGGAGTACGCACGCCTCGGCCGCAGCGGTCTGCAGGTCTCGACGGTCACCCTCGGCTGCATGAGCTTCGGGACGCCGGACCGCGGTGGCCATCCCTGGTCGATGCCGGAGGAGCAGTCGCGGCCCTTCATCCAGCGGGCCCTGGAGCTCGGCATCACCACCTTCGACACCGCCGACGTCTACTCCGACGGCACCAGCGAGGAGATCGTCGGCCGGGCGCTGCGCGACTTCGCGGTCCGCGAGGAGGTCGTGCTGGCGACGAAGGTCAACGGCCGGATGCGGCCGGGGCCCAACGGCGGCGGGCTGTCCCGTCGGCACATCCTCAGTGCCGTCGACGACAGCCTGCGGCGGCTCGGCACCGACTACATCGACCTGTACCAGATCCACCGCTGGGACCCGCAGACGCCGATCGAGGAGACGATGGAGGCGCTGCACGACGTCGTCCGGTCCGGCAAGGCCCGCTACCTCGGGGCGTCGTCGATGTGGACGTGGCAGTTCGCGCAGGCGCAGTACACCGCCGACCTCAACGGCTGGACCCGGTTCGTCTCCATGCAGGACCAGTACAGCCTCATCCAGCGGGAGGAGGAACGCGAGATGCACCCGTTCTGCCTCGACCAGGGGGTCGGGGTGCTGCCCTGGTCGCCGTTGGCCCGCGGCCGGCTCACCCGGGATCCCGACGAGACCACCGGTCGCAGCGAGACCGACGAGTTCGGCAGGCAGCTGTACCGGCAGCGCGAGGACAGCGACCGCGCGACCATCGCGGCGGTCGCGGAGATCGCGGCGGCGCGCGGCATCCCGCGGGCCCAGGTCGCGCTGGCCTGGGTGCGTCAGCAGCCCGCGGTGACCTCGCCGATCGTCGGGGTCACGAAGATGTCGCACCTGGAGGACGCGGTCGCCTCCGTGGACGTGGAGCTGACCGGCGACGAGTTGTCGAGGCTGGGGAGCTCCTACGTCAGCCGCGATCCGGAAGGGTTCTGA
- a CDS encoding manganese catalase family protein: MYLHTELLINQIAQDEPDPAAANALQEGLGGQFGEMRTMMQYLFQSMNFRGDPASKPYKDLIQGVGTEEISHVELIGTTIARLLDGAPGYSGKKTDPVDAPGAKGATPLTIAKDTGNIHHFLVGAQGALPVDSVGNPWSGSYVYNSGNLVLDLLYNLMLESTGRLQKCRIYEMTDNKTARSTIAYLIVRDQAHENAFAKALESLGVNWGAMLPIPKTNAEAFPEVKALTDKGLQSIQYTFSADNKSEADKLYRGASPSNDGTELTTEFMPQGGEPITIAPERREEFAPGLDPALLALIQATAEEEIRTADRPTIS, from the coding sequence ATGTACCTGCACACCGAACTCTTGATCAACCAGATCGCCCAGGACGAGCCGGACCCGGCAGCCGCCAACGCCCTCCAGGAGGGCCTCGGCGGACAGTTCGGCGAGATGCGCACGATGATGCAGTACCTGTTCCAGAGCATGAACTTCCGTGGTGACCCCGCCTCCAAGCCCTACAAGGACCTGATCCAGGGCGTCGGCACCGAGGAGATCAGCCACGTCGAGCTGATCGGCACCACCATCGCCCGGCTGCTGGACGGCGCCCCCGGCTACAGCGGCAAGAAGACCGACCCGGTCGACGCCCCCGGCGCCAAGGGCGCGACGCCGCTGACCATCGCCAAGGACACCGGCAACATCCACCACTTCCTGGTCGGCGCGCAGGGCGCGCTGCCGGTCGACTCCGTGGGCAACCCCTGGTCGGGGTCCTACGTCTACAACAGCGGCAACCTGGTCCTGGACCTGCTGTACAACCTGATGCTGGAGTCCACCGGCCGGCTGCAGAAGTGCCGCATCTACGAGATGACCGACAACAAGACGGCCCGCTCGACCATCGCCTACCTGATCGTGCGCGACCAGGCCCACGAGAACGCCTTCGCCAAGGCGCTGGAGAGCCTCGGGGTGAACTGGGGTGCGATGCTGCCGATCCCCAAGACCAACGCCGAGGCGTTCCCCGAGGTCAAGGCCCTCACCGACAAGGGTCTGCAGAGCATCCAGTACACGTTCAGTGCCGACAACAAGAGCGAGGCGGACAAGCTGTACCGCGGCGCCTCGCCGTCCAACGACGGCACCGAGCTGACCACCGAGTTCATGCCGCAGGGCGGCGAGCCGATCACGATCGCCCCCGAGCGGCGTGAGGAGTTCGCGCCCGGTCTCGATCCGGCGCTGCTGGCGCTGATCCAGGCCACCGCCGAGGAGGAGATCCGCACCGCGGACCGCCCGACGATCAGCTGA